A genome region from Coffea arabica cultivar ET-39 chromosome 7e, Coffea Arabica ET-39 HiFi, whole genome shotgun sequence includes the following:
- the LOC113700589 gene encoding citrate-binding protein-like, with protein MIWLRGSTNTKIYCMKQYIGMATCRVIFLFFSAFFLLYTSQLAIVYSTNPTDGFVELPFNTSFYHIQKPYDLPVDQRYSFVDGVHKLWVYSTDNPLSRNSPTMPRTEIMIQGYIYSSGVWQFEGYGFVPNGTSGVCIMQVFGASLPHNTTLMLRVYNGSLAYFEQANVLVHNIYDRWFRVNVIHEVAASKLKVYIDGVFIFEAAGRGGNSHYFKCGVYSQVGDSYYMESRWIGIKVLKQM; from the exons ATGATATGGTTAAGGGGCTCTACAAATACCAAAATTTATTGCATGAAGCAATACATAGGGATGGCTACTTGCCGtgtaattttccttttcttctcagCCTTTTTTCTCTTGTATACTTCTCAACTTGCCATAGTATACTCAACTAATCCAACTGATGGCTTTGTTGAACTCCCATTTAATACATCCTTTTATCACATTCAGAAACCATATGACCTCCCTGTAGACCAAAGATACAGCTTCGTAGATGGAGTCCATAAACTTTGGGTTTACTCCACAGATAACCCTTTGTCTCGGAATAGTCCCACGATGCCACGTACGGAAATTATGATCCAG GGCTATATTTACTCCTCAGGAGTCTGGCAATTCGAAGGATATGGATTTGTTCCAAATGGAACTTCTGGTGTGTGCATTATGCAAGTCTTTGGAGCAAGCCTACCTCATAACACAACTTTAATGCTTAGGGTTTACAATGGATCCCTTGCATACTTTGAACAAGCAAACGTACTTGTACACAACATATATGATAGGTggttcagagttaatgtaatcCATGAGGTGGCTGCTAGCAAATTGAAGGTTTACATTGATGGGGTTTTCATATTTGAAGCAGCTGGTAGAGGTGGAAACTCACATTATTTCAAGTGTGGAGTGTATTCACAGGTTGGTGACTCTTACTATATGGAGTCACGTTGGATTGGaatcaaagttcttaaacaaatGTGA